TGGTATAATGGCTTCAATCAgagttttctggaatttttcacCACCTGGCAGCAATCCTTCCTTATCTATCATTTTCTGGATTACTGAATCCCGAGATTGGAATCCAGTGGGAGTCTAAGCTGAAGAAAAATTTACACTAGTGAGAAGGGGGTGATTGGGCTAGAGGAGACctagaaagagaaacataaacacaCAGATATGCTCTCAATTACATTTTGATTAAACTTCATCTCGCCACAAAATTGAGCACAATGAATGATTTTCCAAGGCGatgagtatatgtgtgtatgtatgtgcaggATGATCTTCAGCATCACTTCTGAGACTGCTGGAAGGTCATCCCAGACTGGATGGAGAAATCTTGCCCCATTTCCTGTTGCTCCAAGGAGAAGGTGGGCACGGGGGTGAGAGGTTTAGGCTTTGGGATGAAGAGCACAGGCTGTCTTCTCCGGGCTGAAGTCACTCACAAACAGCTTATCATTCACAATGCAAAAACTGGAGGAAATACGGACTCTTAGACAATTGACAGATGTACCGACCCACACTCCCAACAATGATCTGCTGCCACCGCCACTCAGCCACCAGATTCCTTCCATCCCCCTCCTGTGTCTGTCCCCAGGCTCCTTgactggttcctctgccccttGTACAGACCCCACCTTCAGAGAGATTGTCTACCAGCTTCGCTCAGTGGAGGCtgatccccaacccagggacaacTTCACATCTACCCTGAACAGCAGCCCAGTGCACTACAGTACAGGAGTGTACAGTCTGGTCCCCATTTTCAGAAGACACTGAGTCATGGAGAGGTCATGtgacttgaccaaggtcacacagagagtGTTGAGTCAGGGAGAGAACCCATGTGCTCAAGGAGAAAACCCATGTGCCAGTGAGAAAGTCCATGCTCTACCTAACCACTAGGCTAGACTGTTCCTTGGAGCTCCCTGCTGGCTTTCCACAATACTGAGTCAGCCTAAGGTCTGCACCACCACATGCCCAGGGCCCTTAGACCAGGCTGGTTGGGCCATCCCGTCCACAACACAGCTCTTACCTGGAAGAGGTGGCAGGAGTAGTGATGAAGGTCCGGCTAAAGGCACGCACACAGCCAGGATACCTTCCTTCTActtcaacaacaaacaaaaacaagagtaCCCCTTAGAGCCCCATGTGTTTACAGGTTCCCACAGGGGTCCCCAGTCAGGGTCTGACTTGACACTCATGCTGAGGGGTCAGTTGTTCACTTGGGGAGCCTGGGTGTTGGGAATGGGGAGGGCAACTGTAGGCCAACTGGAGGACGGTCTGCTCCCAGTAACATGTTCCCATGACAACCACTTCACAAGTTCATGGGATACATTTTTCTTAACTGCCCAAGATGTGGGTGTATGGGGAAACTGCGAGGTTAAGTATTGGCCCAAGTTCTCAGTGTAAGGATCTGGTATGGGAGCCACAAAACTCCTCAGCCTGTGTCCCTAATGCCCAGGGTGGGCAGGGCAGACATGGATGCAGTTCAGCCCTGGGTTGTCTGTGGGAAAACTGAGGGCTGGAGATCacagaggggaaagggaggggaggggaggaaaagaagggaaagggaagggagggaggggagtctagaggaggggagggaatggagggcaagggaggggagggaagctggaaggagggagggagggagcccagCCAGGGAAGGAAGCAGTGGATGGTCTGGGAGGGATCTATGAACACTCACTTTCCTTGAACACCCCCATTCACAGAGAAGCAGAGCATTGTTTCCTGAAAGAGAAGAGCGCAGGTACTCAGTCACCCCTCAACTTGACTCCTCCCCATCTGCAGCTTCCCACCCCTGCTCTCAACAAGGCAGGAAGCAGGTGCCCACCGTCTTGAACCACATGTCCACCATGAAGGACCTGAAGTCATGCTGAGTTTTGGGCAACCCACAGAGGGCCTGCACAATGTCACATTTTGTGTGTTTCAGCAGCTGGAACCGTAGatctgtgggggaggggaagcaagCAAAGGTCAGGGACCCTATGAATCTTCCACTCACCGCCCTTTCCTGCCCAGTCTTCCCACCACACACTCACTGGGGTCCTTGAGCTTCTTCATATTCCTGCTGTTCTTGAAGTATGCACACATGCTGCTTCTAGGAGACACAGAGGAACAGTGGGTGGTAGTCCGGCCAGCACAGGTGTCAGCAGGAGCTGGCCTGCATCTGCTGGGGAACCACATGGCCCAGGGAAGGATTCTGGGCTGTGATACTCACGGGCCTGGGTCCTTGAGGAGGAATGGAATGGTCAGGGAGAAGCAGGCCTCCTCATGATAAGCACACAGGAGTCCCTGGCGGTCCCCATAGTCATGGATCAAGTAATACCTGAGGGGGAACAGTGAGGATAGTCTAGCTCTGTCGTATGGAGTTCACAGAAGACTTGAAAACTCCCATGAGCAAACCTGAGTTTGGGTGGCCTCCCTGTACTAGCCTCCCCTTGCTCAGATTCCCAGGGGTACTTACTGCTGCAGGAATTGCAGGATTAGACTCTTCAGCTCATCAGATCCAAAGAAGCTTCCCTAGAATCAAAACAGTCCTCAGGACCAAGGCTGACACCCCCTTGCATACCACCTAGAACCCTGCTGGATCCTCCGTGCTCACCTTGCACATTGGTAAGTACTTGGGGACTTCAATAGCACACTTAGAACCTGAGGGTTTCTCCTGGCTATCCtaggggaaggaagaagaagTCAGCCATCCTGCAGTCCAGGATGTGGTGCTGGATGATCAGGGGAAAGAATGGGcccaggatggggtgggggtctgAGGTCAGAGGAGAAAGGGTCCTGGAAATGTCAGGGACAGGACTACATGTCTGTCATCTCCATGGGTCCCCAAAGCCTGTGGAGAACATGGTTGAAGAAGATCCAGGGCCTTTTCAGGTTCCCGCAGAGGATGATACACTCTTCCTCCCGCAGGACATGTAAGGGTCAGGTTCAGAAATGGAACTTGGACAGGTCCTAACATGTTTCCGAGTAGTTTGAGGGCACTGTCAATGCTAGTTAGAGGACTCTGTGATAAAGGGATACACTTACCAAGCTTAGTAACTTGGGGAACAACTCCAGGATGGTGCTGCCAAAAtcaagacaaaagagaaaagccAGTGAAAATGTGGACGTGGCCCTCCTCGTGGGAGCAGGTCACTTACAGCAATAACAGTCCTGTGTGTGCCCCCGCCCACAGTGCGGTATGCTAGGCTTCCAGGGCCCTGGTCACCACTCCATGGACTGACCCAGAGGAAGGCTGTCccctccatcccttcctcctactccccttcctgctcctttcccctgggtggCTCCCAGCCAGACTGTCCtgactcccttctccagtgccacaaggACCAGCAATTCAAATTCAGTCTGCcaggcctgcctcccctcccttccttccttcctcacgGGCTCACTGAAGGCTATGGAGAGAAGAGGGAATGGGGGGAGAGCCCAGTGCTTTGCTACATCACAGGCTGTCCAGCACTCTGTCAAGTCAGGACAAACACCAGGGCTGACCCAGGAGGCTGTGACAGGGAATTGAGTGAGGTGGgactcaggagggagggagggggatgaAGACAGACAtggagtggagggaggaggggagagatgaGAGAGACATAAGGGTGCAGAAACAAGGCAGAGAGAGACCTTATGTTGGTTGACTTATCAGGGGAGGTGGTGCTCCTGGCGGTTCTGTCAGCCCCCATCCTTCCTGGTTCCAGCTGTTGACCCTTGTCCATCTCCCCTGCAGACTTCACCTGGAATTATGCGGAAGCCATGGGCTAGATGGCTCTGCATCGACACCATCCTTTCCCTACAAATCCACTTCCCTTCATCTGTCACCACCCCATAAACCTTCCCATATCCCTTTTAAAGGAAGATCTGAGTGCTCCACCTCACCTCAATGTTGGAAAGATTCAAGTTCTTGGTGTGGGAAGCATTCTCCATAATGGTGGACAGGCTATGCACCATGTAGGGTTTTTTGTTGCTCTGGTCCAGGGACGAAAGCTATGATGAAGAAAGAAGAGTGAGGACCCCAAAGGGGATATCTGAGACCAATATGCCTCTTCTATCTAATCTCTCCAGTCCTCACCATCAGCCTCAACATTGGGCCTAGGTCCTCACCTTGGACCTGATCCCTGGATGGATGTGCAGGGAGGCAGGCATGCCATTTCTATGGTTCCATGTCATTCCAATATCACAGGTCATCAAGTCTCCAGGAAACCAGGAGGGAAACACAGGCTGAGAGGGCCCTGGCTGGTACACCTCCAGCACTATCCCATCCCCATGATATCACCCTCCGAGTGTCCTTCCCAGACAGACCCTCTACCCTCATCTGCCTTACAGTTACTGCTACAGCCATACCAGGGCCAAAGAGGAGTCTCTGGATGTCAAGAGATTGCTGGTGGACATCATGTGGTTTGTTCATGGTCAGCTTGAGTTAAGGATGGGGTTCAGTGGCTCTGTGTCTGAGGGTGAGCATGGGGAAGAGGTGGGGCTGGGTATCAGTGCACAGCTTGTGTTGAATCTGCATTACCTTCATCTGCTCCACCTTTTGAGACTTCAGTGCTTTCTGCACAGATTTGGGTGCATCACAGGGCTCAACAAAGATAGATATCTGTAGAGAACACAAGAGGTGCTGGGTAAGCTCCAGGAAATCTGTGCATGGGATCAAGCAAGACCatgcccctctccttccctcttgccCCTATTCAGCCCTGTTCATGCCCTTGACACACACCTTTTCATTATCCTCATTGAAAATCTTGCCATTGACATTCTTCAACGCACAGGCAATGCTGGCATTCTCTACAAAGAACTGGGCCTGCATTTTCTCATAGTGAAACTGTAGGGAGAGTGACAAGAGAAGCAGAATATAAGACCAGAGCCATTTCTCTTCTGGGCCTGACATATACCCCGTTTCTTCTCATTGCCTCCATGTCCTCTCTTACTTCGACTGGAATGAAGGGGACACTGCATTGCTTCTGAATCAAATTCAGCAGCCACTTCTCATCATATTTTATACCAAAGGGAATCTAGGGGCCAAAGAACAAATGGGAAACAAAATTGATGCAATAGAATCCAAGGTTAAGAGAAGACCCACCTGTGTCTTACTTTAGAACCTATTTTCAGGCTTTAAATAAATTCTTAAGACAGGACAATATCTGTTATTGCTAACTTTTGTACAAGGCATGGATTTGCTAAATATAGTTTCTTTCCATTCATATACACttcctgaaaaaaatatatatatttcacatgtaTTTCCTTTTATAAAGTCCCAAGAGATCCATGTGATATAGACCTGGCCTGCCACTCTGACATCGGCCCCAGAGACTCAACCTCCTCCCACACTCAGCTTGAGCTAAACTGTGTGATCTGCTGTGAAGTGCTCCATCTCCCTGGCAGTAggtttcctcctttgcttttagtcAACCTCTCCCATGCTCCTTCTTGCAGTCAGTCTGTTTCATTTCTATTGCTTCTCTGAACTCACCCTTAGATGATCTAAGAAGATAGTTCCTAGTAATAACAATACATTATCAACACCACTGCCCCAGAAAAGTTCCCAGCATCTCTACACAAATCCAACAT
This Budorcas taxicolor isolate Tak-1 chromosome X, Takin1.1, whole genome shotgun sequence DNA region includes the following protein-coding sequences:
- the NXF3 gene encoding LOW QUALITY PROTEIN: nuclear RNA export factor 3 (The sequence of the model RefSeq protein was modified relative to this genomic sequence to represent the inferred CDS: deleted 1 base in 1 codon), coding for MGSHTPIPIAEHTDKVNPLQRRTRSWSFYRRRRNYSSGHVTSQQQQDSGDVPMDIQARYAPYAVLSRHQRSSFQKQDQIHINMETKQKPPERRMERGRQNETVGSWFKITIPFGIKYDEKWLLNLIQKQCSVPFIPVEFHYEKMQAQFFVENASIACALKNVNGKIFNEDNEKISIFVEPCDAPKSVQKALKSQKVEQMKLSSLDQSNKKPYMVHSLSTIMENASHTKNLNLSNIEVKSAGEMDKGQQLEPGRMGADRTARSTTSPDKSTNISTILELFPKLLSLDSQEKPSGSKCAIEVPKYLPMCKGSFFGSDELKSLILQFLQQYYLIHDYGDRQGLLCAYHEEACFSLTIPFLLKDPGPSSMCAYFKNSRNMKKLKDPNLRFQLLKHTKCDIVQALCGLPKTQHDFRSFMVDMWFKTETMLCFSVNGVFKEIEGRYPGCVRAFSRTFITTPATSSSFCIVNDKLFVSDFSPEKTACALHPKA